Within Maridesulfovibrio zosterae DSM 11974, the genomic segment CAGCGCGCTCCTGACTTTCCTCAGTCTCGCCCATACCTCCCGGAATAAGCATCACTGAGTTGGCCGCATCCAAACGCACCACATCATCTACCAGATCCGGGACCTGCGACGCCCCGACAGCAACAACCAGCAGGTCGAGCTTTTCCGGCAGTGCTTTGAGATCGGGATAGCACTTGACTCCATCTATTTCATTCACGCCGCCCTTAAGCAGACAGAGATTCTCTTTAGAAAAACCCTCTGCCAAGATATTGTCCATAATAATGCGGCCAAAGTTCTTACGCTTAGTAGATACTCCGATGATACCAATGTTTTTCGGGTGTAGCAGGTTATCTATTTTTGAGATGGGACGATGACTGAACTGAGGTTCAGGAAAGCCGAACTTGCACATACCGTCTAGCGGAACCATGAGAAAATCTGTGAATGCATATGGATTTATCTCCATTTCAGTAATCACAAACTCGGCGTCCGGATTCATAGATGAATAGTGGCGACCCATATCAATGAATGAAGTAAAACATTCAATAAGCTGTTCATCCGTAACAACACGGCGCTGGCCTCGGGTGAGCCCTGCCAGCTTCTTATAGGAAATAGTCTTGCGGAAGAGTTCAAAAAAAGCATCACCGTCGATCAATTCGCAGGAGGCCGCGATGATCGCTTGTCCCTTACGGAATCGTTCGGCATATAGCTCGGTATCCGTGCCACCCAGACCAGCAGAGATGATCATCCCGAACTCTCTGGTATTGCGCAGTCCCACAATCAGTTCATTGCCGAATGCAGAAGAGTCCGGAGGCATAAACTGAACCATAAGCACTCCCTTGATATCACTCCTTATGGCATCTTCAAGGGCATCACCAGTCAGTCCTCGATAATCCTCTGGAGCATGGGCAGGGTCTAGATTAATCATGGTGGCGTATTTTTCGGGCACTTCGTATAGCATACGACGCATGGCCGAACGAATTTTATCAGGGTCTTTTGGAACACAACGTACGCCGCCCACCTCGGTCTTATGGATGATATTCGGGGAGACGATCTTGAGCACCACCTTTTCACCGGGCAAAGCCTTAAGCTCGTCATCAGATGAACGCGCTCCACGTGGCAGTAAGATACACTTTGGTGGAGTCTCTGCACCGGAATTACCCAGCAAATTGTAGACTTCATATTCGAAGAGATGACCACGGCCCTCGTTTTGAGCAGACCTGAATATTTCGGAAATTGCTTCGTAATCTATATGGGTAGTAGCTGTAGATATCATATCCTGCTGTCCTCATTGGATAAATGTCGTAATGTTGATAATGATGCATTAATATCTATTAAAAGTCATACTTTTTGTCAAGTCAGCAATACATGCATATTACAGCATAAGACACTGTAATAAAATAATATTTATAAAATATTATTTTTAAAAATACCGTTTTACGGGAGTAAAAACCACTCTAAGCCTATAAAGAGGCTGTTTTTAGCTATAATACGTCATACTATTATAACTAAAAGCTGGAACGGCAAAAAAAAGGGGAGGGACTGAAATAGTAGAGACAACGCACATCCTCTCTAGGCATGCAGTATTGGTCACTCCTATGATAGACTGTAAGCATCCGGCAGTCCAAGCGAAAAGAGCGCTATTCGATGTCGCAGATGGGAAGCTCAACGGTAACAGTGGTCCCTTCGGCTTCGGATGTAGTGAACCAGATATGGCCGCCATGAGCCTTGGCTATAAGCTGAGCACTGTATGTTCCAAGACCTGTGCCGCATCGCTTACCCATAGTGACATACTTTTCAAAAAAACGAGCCCTGATTGGTTCCGGCACAACTCCGGTATTGTGGATTTTGATGTGAACCGTACCGGATTCCTTTAGGCTGGTGATAGTAACACATTCACCTGCTGAGGAAGCCTCAATCGCATTTTTTATCAGATTCATAAATATGTCTTCAAATAAAAAAGCTTCCCCGCACACCATCACACCAGCCCGTGGACAATCTGACGTAGCTTGGAGAACAATGGTAACCTTATTCTGCGAGGACAGTCTTTCCAGAGAATTGTTCACGGTTTCAAGAATATGATTAATTTCTATCGGAGTTTTAGCTGGTAAATATTCTCCCTTTTTCATCTTCCTCAAAGGCTCAGCAGCATCAATAAGATGAATCACTTGCCGAATACCAAGAAGAATCTGTGGAAATGCCTCCACCAAAGAGGCTTCATCGCTACCGTTCACTACCAACTGCGCCAAGGAAAAGATATTGATAAGCGGCCCTTTGATGTCATGATGGATGATACGCTCAACATCCTTGCGAAATTGTTCTTCCTGTTTACGCTCAGTAATGTCGTGTATCACGATAAGACAGACTGGAGCTCCCTTGGCATCCCGTGAGATCGTTGCTGTTAAGTGTACCCAAAATACATCTCCAGCTCTTTTTACCAGACGTAACTCAAACGCCGTTGTAGCCATCGGTATTTCTTTTTTAAAGAGATCTTTGCTTTGCAGGTAATAAAGGTCTTGGTCATCCTCGTAAATAAATTGGGTCCAAAACTGACCTACTATTTCACTCCGGGACACACCAAGCAGTGTCGCAGCCGTGAGATTTGACTCAATAGTCACCCCCTGCTGGCTGACCGTGCAATAACCGACCGGAGCCAGATCATAAAGATCGAAATAACGCGCCCGTACGGCATCCAGCTCTTCCTGTGAACGGCG encodes:
- a CDS encoding acetate--CoA ligase family protein, producing MISTATTHIDYEAISEIFRSAQNEGRGHLFEYEVYNLLGNSGAETPPKCILLPRGARSSDDELKALPGEKVVLKIVSPNIIHKTEVGGVRCVPKDPDKIRSAMRRMLYEVPEKYATMINLDPAHAPEDYRGLTGDALEDAIRSDIKGVLMVQFMPPDSSAFGNELIVGLRNTREFGMIISAGLGGTDTELYAERFRKGQAIIAASCELIDGDAFFELFRKTISYKKLAGLTRGQRRVVTDEQLIECFTSFIDMGRHYSSMNPDAEFVITEMEINPYAFTDFLMVPLDGMCKFGFPEPQFSHRPISKIDNLLHPKNIGIIGVSTKRKNFGRIIMDNILAEGFSKENLCLLKGGVNEIDGVKCYPDLKALPEKLDLLVVAVGASQVPDLVDDVVRLDAANSVMLIPGGMGETEESQERAAKVIAAINEAHATEDGGPVFLGANCMGVVSHPGRYDTWFIPEEKLPKNSKNLQHRAALISQSGAFMLHRSSQCPEMNPAYMVSLGNQTDLTLGDMVKYFKDSDEVDVIAVYAEGFNDLDGLEFCAAVRDAVLAGKEVVFYKAGRTPEGKSATSGHTASLAGDYMVCESCARQAGAIVARNFTEFQDLFLLAENMAGKKINGNRLAAVSGAGFEAVGMADSIQSDDYQIRLAEFSTESVKRITEILETKKLTGLVTVHNPLDINPSSDDETHAFVAEVLSEDAGIDAIVIGLDPLSPAMHTLYGSDNTAFNMDADNGIVQLLTKVSKESEKPIICVIDGGRLYDPMRDVLNSSGIPVFQVCDRAVAAVSLYIEARLYAERIRTESLI
- a CDS encoding PAS domain S-box protein, with amino-acid sequence MDKLRRQAEKLVAEDDSANKYPVTLAGMQQSLHELRVHQIELELQNEELRRSQEELDAVRARYFDLYDLAPVGYCTVSQQGVTIESNLTAATLLGVSRSEIVGQFWTQFIYEDDQDLYYLQSKDLFKKEIPMATTAFELRLVKRAGDVFWVHLTATISRDAKGAPVCLIVIHDITERKQEEQFRKDVERIIHHDIKGPLINIFSLAQLVVNGSDEASLVEAFPQILLGIRQVIHLIDAAEPLRKMKKGEYLPAKTPIEINHILETVNNSLERLSSQNKVTIVLQATSDCPRAGVMVCGEAFLFEDIFMNLIKNAIEASSAGECVTITSLKESGTVHIKIHNTGVVPEPIRARFFEKYVTMGKRCGTGLGTYSAQLIAKAHGGHIWFTTSEAEGTTVTVELPICDIE